One Microbacterium sp. W4I20 DNA window includes the following coding sequences:
- a CDS encoding sensor histidine kinase yields MTGLWRSAWSAPRAVPAPPRRVWRDWALVALVAVLAVIEALFRTDLQHPLFAVIALFVLLPTVLWRRTKPLAMLLIVMVPLELLLPGSTLYSSLFVLVNVYALFRWGAGRDLVIGSAVLIVSLSLTFVRGGGLDDLIGGFALLLTVVLLGIAFRYRAGSRQRNLAGIRIREREHLARDLHDTVAHHVTAIAIRAQAGLAVAERDPRAAQDALTVIEAEAAKTLSELRSMVRVLRQGDTAELAPSPRLADIEQLAGMRPGGAEVAVTVVGDDGSIPPPVAAAVFRLAQESVTNALRHARQVSRVDVRVEADAGGLRVTVTNDGDVAASPTPGFGIIGMRERAALLGGTCQAGPAPGGGWAVIAVLPRAGWAS; encoded by the coding sequence GTGACCGGGCTCTGGCGTTCCGCGTGGAGTGCGCCGCGCGCCGTGCCCGCTCCGCCGCGCCGGGTCTGGCGGGACTGGGCGCTCGTGGCCCTCGTCGCGGTGCTGGCAGTGATCGAGGCCCTCTTCCGCACCGACCTGCAGCATCCGCTGTTCGCGGTGATCGCGCTGTTCGTCCTGCTGCCGACCGTGCTGTGGCGCCGCACGAAGCCGCTCGCGATGCTCCTGATCGTGATGGTGCCGCTCGAGCTCCTGCTGCCCGGCTCGACGCTCTACTCGAGCCTCTTCGTCCTGGTGAACGTCTACGCTCTTTTCCGCTGGGGCGCAGGGCGCGACCTCGTGATCGGTTCGGCCGTCCTCATCGTGAGCCTCAGCCTCACGTTCGTCCGTGGGGGAGGGCTCGATGACCTCATCGGCGGGTTCGCGCTGCTGCTCACCGTGGTGCTGCTCGGCATCGCGTTCCGCTACCGGGCGGGATCCCGGCAGCGCAACCTCGCCGGCATCCGGATCCGGGAGCGCGAGCACCTGGCGCGCGACCTGCACGACACGGTCGCCCATCACGTCACGGCCATCGCGATCCGAGCCCAGGCGGGCCTCGCGGTCGCGGAGCGGGATCCGCGCGCGGCGCAGGACGCGCTGACGGTGATCGAGGCGGAGGCGGCCAAGACTCTGAGCGAATTGAGGTCGATGGTGCGGGTGCTGCGGCAGGGCGACACAGCGGAGCTCGCGCCGAGTCCGCGTCTGGCGGACATCGAGCAGCTCGCCGGGATGCGGCCGGGCGGCGCGGAGGTCGCCGTGACGGTCGTGGGCGATGACGGCAGCATCCCTCCTCCGGTGGCAGCCGCGGTCTTCCGTCTCGCGCAGGAATCGGTGACCAACGCCCTCCGTCACGCGCGGCAGGTCAGCCGCGTCGACGTGCGCGTGGAGGCGGATGCCGGCGGGCTGCGGGTGACCGTGACGAACGACGGCGATGTCGCGGCGTCGCCGACGCCAGGGTTCGGCATCATCGGCATGAGGGAGCGCGCTGCTCTGCTCGGCGGCACCTGCCAGGCGGGGCCCGCACCCGGCGGCGGATGGGCTGTCATCGCGGTGCTGCCTCGCGCGGGATGGGCATCGTGA
- a CDS encoding DUF2306 domain-containing protein — protein sequence MSPQMKATRPTPGQERQRRRPKSGWPAITGLLLLSALPVLGGVLRLTEVSAGAEGASPLTSTVALIAHIVSMTVFCLIGAFQFSPALRTRHRWHRAAGRVLIPAGFLAASSALWLAVFFGGHPDELALAMIRLVFAVAMTVFLLRSVIAIRRRDFAAHGAWMTRAYAIAVSGGTQALVFALWTIPLGEVDAFGEAWLVAAAFVINSAVAELLIRRRAGRQRRTVSGRGALVS from the coding sequence ATGTCGCCACAGATGAAGGCCACCCGTCCGACCCCGGGTCAAGAACGACAACGGCGGCGACCGAAGAGCGGGTGGCCGGCGATCACGGGCCTCCTGCTGCTCAGTGCGCTCCCGGTGCTCGGCGGTGTGCTCCGCCTGACGGAAGTGAGCGCCGGCGCCGAAGGGGCATCGCCGCTGACTTCGACCGTCGCTCTGATCGCGCACATCGTGTCGATGACCGTGTTCTGCCTGATCGGGGCCTTCCAGTTCTCCCCGGCACTGCGGACGCGGCATCGCTGGCACCGCGCCGCCGGCCGCGTGCTGATCCCCGCGGGATTCCTCGCCGCATCGTCCGCCCTCTGGCTCGCGGTCTTCTTCGGCGGCCACCCGGATGAGCTCGCCCTCGCGATGATCCGTCTCGTCTTCGCCGTGGCGATGACGGTGTTCCTCCTGCGCAGCGTGATCGCGATCAGGCGTCGCGACTTCGCCGCGCACGGAGCCTGGATGACCCGGGCCTACGCGATCGCCGTCTCCGGCGGCACGCAGGCACTCGTCTTCGCGCTCTGGACGATCCCGCTCGGCGAGGTCGACGCGTTCGGTGAGGCCTGGCTCGTCGCCGCGGCCTTCGTGATCAACAGTGCCGTGGCCGAACTGCTGATCCGGCGACGGGCCGGTCGGCAGAGGCGCACTGTGTCGGGACGTGGTGCGCTTGTATCCTGA
- a CDS encoding response regulator transcription factor, which translates to MTIRVLIADDQELVRTGLSMILGAQPDIEVVGEAADGNQAVTLARTLRPDVCLFDIRMPDLDGIEATRALAGPGVDDPMAVVVITTFDLDEYVFAALRAGAKGFLLKDAGPELLARAIRAAASGDALIAPNVTVRLLAAFAGASPVAPPPQPVEPLTDREEQVLAKVAGGLSNGEIASELYITLSTVKTHIGSLMTKLGARNRVEIAIWAHQTGRMRARAGEGDTR; encoded by the coding sequence GTGACGATCCGCGTGCTCATCGCCGACGATCAGGAGCTCGTGCGCACGGGCCTGAGCATGATCCTCGGTGCGCAGCCCGACATCGAGGTCGTGGGCGAGGCCGCCGACGGCAATCAGGCGGTCACCCTCGCCCGCACGCTGCGCCCGGACGTCTGCCTGTTCGACATCCGCATGCCCGATCTCGACGGCATCGAGGCGACCCGTGCGCTCGCCGGCCCGGGCGTGGATGACCCGATGGCGGTGGTCGTCATCACGACCTTCGACCTCGACGAGTATGTCTTCGCCGCGCTTCGGGCGGGAGCCAAGGGCTTCCTGCTCAAGGATGCCGGACCCGAGCTGCTCGCCCGGGCGATCCGCGCTGCGGCTAGCGGGGATGCTTTGATCGCCCCCAATGTCACGGTGCGGCTGCTCGCGGCGTTCGCCGGAGCGAGTCCCGTCGCACCACCGCCGCAGCCGGTCGAACCGCTCACCGACCGCGAGGAGCAGGTGCTCGCGAAGGTCGCGGGCGGCCTGAGCAACGGCGAGATCGCGAGCGAGCTGTACATCACCCTCAGCACGGTCAAGACGCACATCGGGAGCCTGATGACCAAGCTCGGCGCCCGCAACCGTGTCGAGATCGCCATCTGGGCGCACCAGACGGGGCGGATGCGCGCACGAGCCGGCGAGGGCGACACGCGCTGA